The following is a genomic window from Callospermophilus lateralis isolate mCalLat2 unplaced genomic scaffold, mCalLat2.hap1 Scaffold_1105, whole genome shotgun sequence.
GGGAAAAGGAAATTAATACATCACAGTAAAAAAGTCAGCAGTGAACAAGAGGGTCCCTCAGGATGAATGTCAGGTGTGTGTCAGGAGGAACAGATTCCAGGTAGACTGACCGCTTGAACTTCACACTCACCACCAAATTAACAGCAACCTACCTGAATCTGACCACCCCACCTATTGCCCTGGAAGACACACAGACTTCCAGAAGAGCTCAGGCAGAATGAGAAGGAAGGTCTTTTTTCTAAGAACATGTGTGGTTAACCTGGCAAGGCACTGAGGAGGACCATGGTTTTCAGAGGGCTGAAAAGATGAAGATGCAGGTAACTCAGGAGTGAACTGATCTGAACTGCTGAAGAAGTGTTGAAACTATGAGCAAAACCTTCCTTTTAGGGTTTACAGCCAGTTTCAGTTTGTGGGATTGTGATGTGGATAAGAAATCAATATAATAGAAGGTGTCACCAAGACTAAGGCAAATTATGTGTTGGACAAAAGAAGCTTCAACTTCATGGTGCtgaacatgaaataaaaatagaacaaggTAAAGGTAGAAGTTAGGTCAATGTCAGCTGGGCTGGTACCAGGAGGTTGAAAAGACCTAACCCTGATCAGTTGGGAGAGGAAAGAGCCTCAGTGGGGGCTGGGACTGGTCTGGCTGAGGTCCTGTGGCCATAAGACAGCACCATGCATGTTCTGGGGGAGCAGCAGGGAGAGTGGGGGACTGCAGGCAAGTCTAAGTGCAGTCAGGTCACCTCAGTTTTCACAACACTGGACCTGTGAGCCTGGGTGGGAAAGTGAATTCTTGAGACGCTTTCCAAATGAGACCAATTTTTTCGTGTTCATGGAGATATATTCTCCACCATTATGAATAGTTTCCTATATATTAAAAAAGTAGAAAGTAATTATTATATGCATTATTAAGGGTGAATACAATGGCACAATAATGTGGAAATTATATTCATGGAATAAATTAAAGGTAAATACATCTGAGAATATTAAAGAATGCACTGTCAGACAGGTGGTCATGCAGAAGAGGGGAAAACCCCTGGAAATGCTCCACATGGGTGTCTCATTAGGTCAGGAAGGTCTGATGGGGAGCTTAGGACAAGCCCTGTAGGTCACACCCAGaccctgttctttttttcttcctttctcttctctctttatCTTCCCAGACAACCAGAATTTCCAGCAAATGGCCAATGTCACCATGGTAACTGAATTTCTCCTCCTGGGCTCTCCTGATGGCTGGGATCTGAGTTTCCTCTATTTCACAGTATTCCCAATGACCTACCTGGGCACCTTATTAGGAAACCTTCTCATTGTCACTGTCACCACTGCTGACAAGCACCTGCAcacacccatgtacttcttcctcaggaACCTGTCCATCTTGGACATGTGTTACATTTCTATCACTGTCCCCAATGCCTGTGTCTACTCTCTCACTGGCAACAGGGCCATTTCAGTGGCTGGCTGTGCAACACAGATCTTCTTGGTCATTTTCTGTGCATTTGTTGAACTTCTGTTTCTCTCCATCATGGCCTGggaccgctatgtggccatctgccaGCCCCTGCAGTACCCCCTCATCATGAACCCTCAGATTTGTGTCCGCATGACCTTGGCTTCCCTGCTAAGTGGTCTGCTGTATGCAGGTGTGCACACAGGGAACACATTCCGGCTGTCCTACTGCCAGTCAAACGTGGTCCACCAGTTCTTCTGTGATGTCCCCTCTCTGCTGAGGCTCTCCTGCTCTGACACCACCAGCAACATGGTCCTCCTTCTTGTCTCTGCTGTGGCAGTTGGTGGGGGATCCTTTGGTATAATAATCATGtcatattttcacatattttctacTGTGCTGAAATTTCCCACCAGAGCCCCAGGGAAGGCCTTCTCTACCTGGACCCCTCACATCCTCGTGTTTTCCCTATTCCTTAGTTCTGGCTCAGGTGTGTACCTGAGGTCCTCAGCAACCTCTGACACCCTCCAGGACATGGTTCTCTCTGCCTTCTATACAATGGTTCCTCCCTTCCTGAATCCCCTCATCTACAGTCTCAGGAACAAACAGGTAAAGGATGCTGTGGGGAGAGTAATGGGACACAGTTGTTCTCAGGGAAATGATAAAGATGTGTTATCATAATATTACTGAGTGGAGTCAATGAGATTAAGGGATCTTCCTATGTGGGCTTTACAGGTTACACTGCCTACCCTAAAGTCACCTTATTATAAGCTAGGTTATTtcataaattcattttttatgATTTAACATATCATTTCCATGGATCCTTCATGAAATGTGTAATTTtattaatgcatttaaaatataaatataattcagTGTGTTTTCTGAAATCATTTGTAAATATATACATTACAGTTTCATTATATATAAACAGTACCTGTTTCAGTTGCTGTCACAGAGGAAAGCTTTACAAATAAAACATGGAGATAACACATAGTCAAATAGTCTGCTCTTGCAGAGAGAAATGGAAAGTGTATTTTAAGCACTGTGATACATAATTGTGTCAGTTTAATATGAAAGTCAAATCCTAAAGAAGATTTTACCAAATACTTAGAGATCATCACAATAATATTTCTCTCCATCTGGAATATGAAAAAGGAAGACACTCTTTGTCCATGAAGTAAACAGAGAGTGATGGTTACCACCCCCTTTGTCCCTCTGTCAAATATGTCCTCTGGGGAAGAGCACCTGCCTTCCTCAGGCACTTTGGCTGCCAGGATTTTAGTATGTCCACGAGTGACCCAGTGTCAGGGAGCTAATTTGGGGGTTGAGTTGAGGTCAGCCTTCTGATCATTCCTCCCCCAATGTTTACTTCTGTAATGTCTATGGGGATGTGTCCTGCCTGAAATGACCAAAGATGGAATGTAAGTGTCTGACCAAAGAGTGTGTCTTCCGTCGACTCCAAAATTCCCCCCAGTTTCCTGGAATTTGGAAAGCAACCCTGTCTCTGTCTTGTGGCTATCTTTATGTTGTTTCTGCTGTTGTTTTCAGCAGGGTTGAACCCAAGGGGCCAGCCCCAGGCCTTTTTCTGTTTAATCACAGaaaacagggtctggctaagttgttcAGGTacattctaagttgctgaggctggcttagaaattAAAATTCTCATTCCTCAgaatcctgagccactgggattgcaggtgtacaCCCCTGAGCCCACTTATGGCAACACGTCATCTCACACAGATATTCCTCTCCAAACATTTTAGTGTCCTCCCTGGCATATGTTTTGCTAATCATTAATTATAACTGACATAGGCTCAAAGTCAAGTTACCTAGGAATGCTTATATAACAAAATGAGCCAAATTGCTTATGCAATATCACAATCATTATATTaaattccaaattttaaaaaacaattttgttCACCAGTACACTATTAGGATAAAAGTGGAGAAAAGCATAAGTGTATTTATTaccaaggaaaataaaaaatcttcAATATGTGTGATTAATTATCTAAGGCATTACTTAAAGTCTGCCAACAAGGGAATACTTGTAATAGGAACCAGAGAAATACCCAGCACTGGCTGATGCAGGTAATCTTGATCTGCTGTAATATATCCAACCAGAACACAAGCTCCACCCACACACTGTGTCCAAGAGCTTCTGGTTCTCACTGCTACAATGTTCTCTTCTAGAACAGAAGGACCTTCAGGGAACCCAAGATGAATTCTGCCAACTCCATCTTTACATGCATTTTCTCTGCAACAAAACTAACTGAATCACAACCACCAGTTCTATTGAGAGGTGTCCATTTGATACACACCTTTGGgcatttaattatgttttatATTGAAAGGCTGATGGTAAAGGagatgaaaaaaggaaatattgaTATAAGGATTTCATGATATCTCACATATTACATCAAATAATGCAAAACCCTCTAAGTGTGTGGATGTGGTATAGAAATTCTGCAGAATTTGGCAAAAGCATTTACTTTGGGTACTAGttgtgaatccagggaacaatttTTTATAGTAATATTAATTATGTCAAAGATATATTTTGGTAAGccaggttttctgaaatatcatgtCTCCCCTTATAAGGACACTATATTTAGGAGTCCTTGGTAGAGCCTTTTTTTGTGTTTCTGTTTGTCAGTGCTTTATAGAATCAAAACTATGGAAGACAAAGACTTAGCACAGCCAATAGTTAGAAATCTTTTGAGAGTTTAGCTACCAAAAAGACACAGTAACTTAATTTAAAGAGTGTTTTAAGGTAGTATCCAAG
Proteins encoded in this region:
- the LOC143388353 gene encoding olfactory receptor 14C36-like encodes the protein MVTEFLLLGSPDGWDLSFLYFTVFPMTYLGTLLGNLLIVTVTTADKHLHTPMYFFLRNLSILDMCYISITVPNACVYSLTGNRAISVAGCATQIFLVIFCAFVELLFLSIMAWDRYVAICQPLQYPLIMNPQICVRMTLASLLSGLLYAGVHTGNTFRLSYCQSNVVHQFFCDVPSLLRLSCSDTTSNMVLLLVSAVAVGGGSFGIIIMSYFHIFSTVLKFPTRAPGKAFSTWTPHILVFSLFLSSGSGVYLRSSATSDTLQDMVLSAFYTMVPPFLNPLIYSLRNKQVKDAVGRVMGHSCSQGNDKDVLS